A single genomic interval of Shewanella psychropiezotolerans harbors:
- a CDS encoding MerR family DNA-binding protein translates to MKIGEVAKKTGLSVKSIRYYHDIGLICAARGENGYREYDKPQIDSLNFISHSRDLGFSLDDCRSLLDLKLNQDRDAEDVKRLAKTHLQMVSNRITKLKELESQLKHLIKDCRGGHQPDCAILSGLSE, encoded by the coding sequence ATGAAAATTGGTGAAGTAGCAAAAAAGACTGGTCTATCGGTTAAGAGTATTCGTTATTACCACGACATAGGTCTTATCTGCGCCGCACGTGGGGAAAATGGCTACAGAGAATATGATAAACCTCAGATCGATTCCCTTAACTTTATCAGTCACAGTCGCGACTTAGGTTTCTCTTTAGATGATTGCCGCTCTCTGCTCGACCTTAAACTCAATCAAGACAGAGATGCCGAAGATGTAAAACGTTTAGCTAAGACTCATCTGCAGATGGTGAGTAATAGAATAACCAAGTTGAAGGAGCTCGAGAGCCAATTAAAGCATCTGATTAAGGATTGTCGCGGCGGCCATCAACCGGACTGTGCCATACTGAGCGGACTCAGTGAATAG
- a CDS encoding acyl-CoA dehydrogenase family protein has protein sequence MDFNLSDDQRQFADLAQQFSQDELAPFAAQWDREHHFPKDVIQRAGELGFCSLYSPESEGGMGLSRLDSSIIFEQLSMGCTSTTAMLTIHNMATWMVTSFGTETLRKEWSESLTTGQKLASYCLTEAGAGSDAASLKTKAVREGDEYVISGTKMFISGAGATELLVVMCRTGQDGPKGISAIVIPADAKGVTYGKAEDKMGWNAQPTREITFSQVRVPVANLLGEEGQGFTFAMKGLDGGRINIATCSVGTAQAALERATQYMKERKQFGKPIATFQALQFKLADMATELVAARQLVRLAAFKLDCGDPEASAYCAMAKRFATDIGFQVCDAALQLHGGYGYIREYPLERHVRDVRVHQILEGTNEIMRLIIARRLLDESAGQIL, from the coding sequence ATGGATTTTAACCTCAGTGATGATCAGCGCCAATTTGCCGATCTAGCCCAACAGTTTTCACAAGACGAACTCGCCCCATTTGCTGCTCAATGGGATAGAGAACACCACTTCCCTAAAGATGTCATTCAACGCGCCGGAGAGCTGGGTTTCTGCTCCCTGTATTCGCCGGAAAGTGAAGGTGGCATGGGACTGTCACGTCTCGATTCATCGATTATCTTCGAGCAGCTATCCATGGGTTGTACATCCACCACTGCCATGTTGACCATACATAATATGGCGACCTGGATGGTGACCAGTTTTGGCACCGAAACCTTGAGAAAGGAGTGGTCCGAGTCATTAACCACGGGTCAGAAACTGGCATCTTATTGTTTAACCGAAGCGGGCGCGGGCAGCGATGCTGCATCCCTTAAGACCAAAGCGGTGAGAGAGGGCGATGAGTATGTGATCTCCGGCACTAAGATGTTTATCTCAGGGGCGGGGGCGACCGAGCTATTAGTGGTCATGTGCCGCACCGGACAAGACGGACCTAAAGGCATCTCAGCCATAGTGATCCCCGCCGATGCAAAAGGGGTAACCTATGGCAAGGCGGAAGATAAGATGGGCTGGAACGCTCAACCTACCCGCGAGATCACCTTCAGCCAAGTGCGAGTACCGGTAGCAAATCTATTAGGTGAAGAGGGGCAAGGCTTCACCTTCGCCATGAAGGGGCTAGATGGCGGACGCATCAATATCGCCACCTGCTCAGTGGGGACGGCTCAGGCGGCGCTTGAGCGCGCCACTCAATATATGAAAGAGCGCAAGCAATTTGGCAAACCTATCGCCACGTTTCAGGCGCTGCAATTTAAACTCGCCGACATGGCCACTGAATTAGTGGCGGCAAGACAGCTAGTGCGTTTGGCGGCTTTTAAACTCGATTGTGGCGATCCGGAAGCCTCCGCCTACTGCGCCATGGCGAAACGCTTCGCTACCGATATAGGTTTTCAAGTTTGTGATGCGGCGTTGCAGCTGCACGGCGGCTATGGCTACATACGTGAATATCCCTTAGAACGCCATGTGCGTGATGTGCGCGTACACCAGATATTGGAAGGGACTAACGAGATCATGCGCTTGATTATTGCGAGACGTTTGCTCGATGAGAGCGCCGGACAGATCTTGTAA
- a CDS encoding CoA-acylating methylmalonate-semialdehyde dehydrogenase: MTTQVKHYIDGQFIDGIGKQQISVTNPANNETIAMINAATVQEVETAIASAKSAFKTWKEVPVSERARVMFRYQHLLKEHHDELATILAQETGKTFDDAKGDVWRGIEVAEHACNIATLIMGETVENVARSIDTYSYSQPLGVCAGITPFNFPAMIPLWMFPLSIACGNTFVLKPSEQDPMTPQRLVELFEEAGAPKGVLQLVHGDKTAVDVLLNHQDVKAISFVGSVGVGQYIYKTGTDNLKRVQAFAGAKNHCVVMPDANKQQVINNLVGASVGAAGQRCMALSVAIFVGAAKEWIPELKEAIAKVKPGLWDDKGAGYGPLISPAAKARVLSLIAQGKAEGATCLLDGSEFTVPGYESGNWVGPTVFSNVTTEMTIYKEEIFGPVLCCMESDTLEEAIEIVNNSPYGNGTSIFTASGAVARKYQHEIEVGQVGINVPIPVPLPFFSFTGWKGSFYGDQHAYGKQAVRFYTETKTITARWFESQITDAEHAAPNMTIELK, translated from the coding sequence ATGACCACTCAAGTGAAACATTATATCGACGGCCAGTTTATCGATGGTATCGGGAAGCAACAAATCTCGGTAACTAACCCTGCCAACAATGAAACCATCGCCATGATTAATGCCGCTACCGTCCAGGAGGTGGAAACTGCCATAGCCAGTGCCAAATCAGCCTTCAAAACCTGGAAAGAAGTGCCTGTTTCCGAGCGTGCCCGGGTGATGTTCAGATATCAGCATCTGCTGAAAGAGCACCATGATGAGTTGGCGACTATTCTGGCCCAAGAGACGGGTAAGACCTTTGATGATGCTAAAGGCGATGTTTGGCGCGGTATCGAAGTGGCCGAACATGCCTGTAATATCGCGACCCTGATAATGGGGGAAACCGTCGAGAATGTGGCCAGAAGCATAGATACTTATAGCTACAGTCAACCTCTGGGCGTATGTGCCGGTATTACCCCGTTTAATTTCCCTGCCATGATCCCGCTGTGGATGTTCCCCTTGTCTATCGCCTGCGGTAACACCTTCGTACTCAAGCCTTCTGAGCAAGATCCCATGACGCCTCAGCGTTTGGTTGAGCTGTTCGAAGAGGCCGGGGCACCTAAGGGCGTGTTGCAGTTAGTGCATGGTGATAAGACAGCGGTAGATGTGCTGCTGAATCATCAAGACGTTAAGGCTATCTCTTTCGTAGGCTCTGTGGGCGTGGGTCAATATATCTACAAGACAGGCACGGATAACCTCAAGCGTGTACAGGCGTTTGCTGGCGCTAAGAATCACTGCGTTGTCATGCCTGATGCCAATAAGCAGCAAGTGATTAATAACTTAGTCGGAGCCTCGGTTGGCGCGGCAGGTCAACGTTGCATGGCGCTATCTGTGGCGATATTTGTAGGCGCGGCTAAGGAGTGGATCCCTGAACTCAAGGAAGCGATTGCCAAGGTAAAACCCGGTCTGTGGGATGATAAAGGGGCGGGCTATGGCCCACTGATAAGCCCGGCAGCCAAAGCGCGAGTGCTGTCGCTTATCGCGCAAGGTAAGGCGGAAGGTGCCACGTGTCTACTCGACGGTTCTGAATTTACCGTGCCAGGTTATGAATCCGGTAACTGGGTGGGTCCGACTGTGTTTAGCAATGTCACCACCGAGATGACCATCTATAAAGAAGAGATCTTCGGTCCAGTGCTGTGCTGCATGGAGTCCGATACCCTGGAAGAGGCCATCGAGATAGTCAATAACAGCCCCTATGGCAATGGAACCTCAATCTTTACTGCCAGTGGCGCGGTCGCGCGTAAATATCAGCATGAGATAGAAGTGGGTCAGGTGGGGATCAATGTACCCATTCCTGTGCCATTGCCATTTTTCTCTTTCACCGGCTGGAAGGGTAGCTTCTATGGCGATCAGCATGCCTATGGCAAGCAGGCGGTGCGTTTCTACACCGAAACTAAGACCATCACGGCGCGCTGGTTCGAGTCACAGATAACTGACGCCGAGCATGCAGCGCCCAACATGACGATCGAGCTCAAGTAA
- the mmsB gene encoding 3-hydroxyisobutyrate dehydrogenase: MTSIAFIGLGHMGAPMAANLVKSGVMVKVFDLVPEAMKSLTDVGALAAKSACGAASGADVVITMLPAGKHVRSLYLGEGSSDKGLLDVVAEGTLLIDCSTIDAQSAKHVAEVAASKGFEFVDAPVSGGTAGAAAGTLTFICGGSDSGFEQASKVLSHMGANILHAGGPGAGQVAKICNNMLLSVLMIATSESLQMGIDHGLDPKVLSEIMKVSSGGNWTLDKYNPCPGVMESVPSSNDYQGGFMVDLMVKDLGLSQEAALLTNSCTPMGALARSLYVNHARQGNGTRDFSSIFEQFSHLQQIKSKG; encoded by the coding sequence ATGACAAGTATCGCATTTATCGGATTGGGACATATGGGCGCGCCTATGGCGGCCAATTTAGTTAAATCAGGCGTGATGGTTAAGGTGTTCGATCTCGTCCCCGAGGCGATGAAGTCTCTTACTGACGTTGGCGCGCTTGCGGCCAAGAGTGCCTGCGGCGCTGCATCTGGTGCAGATGTGGTAATAACCATGCTGCCGGCCGGCAAACATGTTCGCTCGCTCTACTTAGGTGAAGGCAGCTCTGATAAGGGCTTGCTCGATGTGGTGGCCGAGGGGACCTTATTGATCGATTGTTCGACCATAGATGCTCAGAGCGCTAAACATGTCGCCGAAGTTGCAGCGAGTAAAGGATTTGAGTTTGTCGATGCGCCCGTATCGGGTGGCACAGCAGGCGCGGCGGCCGGGACATTAACCTTTATCTGTGGTGGCAGCGACAGCGGGTTTGAGCAAGCCTCTAAGGTGCTGAGTCATATGGGTGCCAATATTTTACACGCTGGTGGACCGGGCGCCGGTCAGGTGGCCAAAATTTGTAATAACATGCTTTTGTCAGTGCTGATGATAGCCACCAGCGAATCTCTGCAGATGGGAATTGACCATGGCTTAGATCCTAAGGTGTTATCTGAGATAATGAAGGTCAGTAGTGGTGGTAATTGGACGCTAGATAAATATAATCCTTGTCCGGGTGTGATGGAGTCTGTACCGTCGTCGAATGATTATCAGGGCGGTTTCATGGTCGATCTTATGGTTAAAGATCTTGGCCTATCCCAAGAGGCGGCATTACTGACTAACTCCTGTACGCCAATGGGCGCGCTTGCACGCAGTTTATATGTGAACCATGCTCGTCAAGGCAATGGCACACGAGATTTTTCTAGTATTTTTGAACAGTTTTCTCATTTACAACAAATTAAAAGCAAAGGGTAA
- a CDS encoding SDR family oxidoreductase: MDLKDKVVVITGGAGGLGLAMAVDLAEAGAKLALIDVDQEKLERACADIGDRAEVQGYAFDITSEEDVVAGFGFILEDFGQVNVLINNAGILFDGMLVKAKEGKVTDRMSYEQFQAVINVNLTGSFLCGREAAVAMIESKQEGVIINISSLAKAGNMGQTNYSASKAGVAAMSVGWAKELARYNIRSAAVAPGVIETEMTAAMKPEALARMEKMVPVGRLGQPSEISSTVKFIIENDYVNGRVFEIDGGIRI; encoded by the coding sequence ATGGATTTAAAAGATAAGGTAGTGGTAATTACTGGCGGTGCTGGTGGACTTGGTTTGGCTATGGCGGTGGATTTAGCCGAAGCTGGCGCTAAATTGGCCCTTATCGATGTCGATCAAGAGAAGCTTGAACGTGCTTGCGCCGATATTGGCGACAGAGCTGAAGTACAAGGTTATGCCTTTGATATTACCTCTGAAGAAGATGTGGTGGCGGGGTTCGGTTTCATTCTGGAAGATTTCGGTCAAGTGAATGTGCTTATCAACAATGCAGGGATCTTATTCGATGGCATGCTAGTCAAAGCCAAAGAGGGTAAGGTGACAGACCGTATGTCCTATGAGCAATTTCAGGCGGTGATTAACGTCAATTTAACCGGCTCATTCCTCTGTGGACGTGAAGCTGCGGTTGCTATGATCGAATCTAAGCAAGAAGGCGTGATCATCAACATCTCCAGCTTAGCCAAGGCAGGCAATATGGGCCAGACTAACTATTCGGCTTCTAAAGCGGGTGTGGCTGCTATGTCTGTTGGCTGGGCGAAAGAGTTGGCAAGATACAATATTCGTAGCGCCGCGGTAGCGCCGGGTGTGATTGAAACTGAAATGACGGCTGCGATGAAGCCTGAAGCGCTAGCACGTATGGAGAAAATGGTGCCAGTTGGCCGTCTGGGTCAACCTAGCGAGATATCATCGACGGTTAAGTTCATCATAGAGAACGATTATGTTAACGGCCGTGTCTTCGAGATTGATGGTGGCATACGTATATAG
- a CDS encoding thiolase family protein, protein MSTEQLSQEIVIVAAKRTPMGGFQGSLSTVPSPKLAATAIKSLIEQTGVAADAVDEVLMGCVLPAGLGQAPARQATLGAGLPLSVGATTVNKVCGSGMKTVMLAHDLIKAGSADIVIAGGMESMSLAPYLLDKARGGMRMGHGKIMDHMFLDGLEDAYTGGAMGTFAQNTADEFKLTREQMDAFSLSSLDKANKAIESGAFKQEIAPVTVSNRRGDTLVDTDEQPGNARPDKIPTLRPAFAKDGTITAANSSSISDGAAALMLMTAKQANIQGLPILATIKGHATHAQEPSLFTTAPVGAMNKLFDKVNWSKDDVDLFEINEAFAMVTMLAISELSLDESKVNVNGGACALGHPIGCSGSRLLVTLIHALKARGLKRGVASLCIGGGEATAMAIEV, encoded by the coding sequence ATGAGTACAGAGCAATTGAGTCAAGAGATCGTCATTGTGGCAGCCAAGCGCACCCCTATGGGGGGCTTTCAGGGATCCCTATCTACCGTCCCATCGCCTAAACTGGCAGCGACAGCCATCAAGAGTCTGATTGAGCAGACGGGCGTTGCCGCCGATGCTGTCGATGAGGTCTTGATGGGCTGTGTACTTCCTGCGGGTCTAGGCCAGGCGCCGGCTCGTCAAGCGACCCTAGGTGCAGGTTTACCCCTGTCGGTTGGCGCGACGACAGTCAATAAGGTCTGTGGTTCAGGTATGAAGACAGTCATGTTGGCCCATGATCTTATCAAGGCCGGCAGTGCCGATATCGTCATCGCTGGTGGTATGGAAAGCATGAGCCTGGCACCTTATCTGCTCGATAAAGCCCGCGGCGGCATGCGTATGGGTCACGGTAAGATAATGGATCATATGTTCTTAGATGGACTGGAAGATGCCTATACCGGCGGTGCCATGGGCACGTTTGCACAAAACACCGCCGATGAGTTTAAGCTTACTCGCGAACAGATGGACGCTTTCTCTCTGAGCTCATTAGATAAAGCCAACAAGGCCATCGAGTCCGGTGCATTTAAACAAGAGATAGCGCCTGTCACAGTATCGAATCGCCGTGGTGATACCTTAGTCGATACTGATGAGCAGCCGGGTAATGCCCGTCCCGATAAGATCCCCACCCTGCGTCCGGCTTTTGCCAAAGACGGCACCATAACCGCCGCCAACTCGAGTTCAATCTCAGATGGCGCGGCGGCGCTGATGTTGATGACGGCGAAACAGGCCAATATTCAGGGCTTGCCGATACTCGCCACCATCAAGGGACATGCTACTCATGCCCAGGAGCCATCACTGTTTACCACGGCGCCAGTTGGCGCCATGAACAAGCTGTTCGATAAGGTGAACTGGAGTAAGGATGATGTGGATCTGTTTGAGATCAACGAAGCCTTTGCCATGGTGACCATGTTGGCCATCTCTGAGCTCTCTCTTGATGAGTCTAAGGTCAATGTCAATGGCGGCGCCTGTGCACTGGGCCATCCTATTGGCTGTTCAGGTTCGCGTTTGTTAGTGACTCTGATACATGCACTTAAGGCCCGCGGGCTCAAGCGCGGTGTCGCATCGCTCTGTATCGGTGGCGGCGAAGCCACTGCCATGGCAATCGAAGTTTAA
- a CDS encoding enoyl-CoA hydratase/isomerase family protein, producing MTNSTNSVVFQTLGTASGKQIGVMTLNMEQALNSINLEMVQLMFAQLTRWQDDDAIAMVMLDGAGEKAFCAGGDVRAIYYASVATPGELTEQATEFFEQEYRLDYLIDTYAKPILVWGTGIVMGGGLGLMMGASHRVVTERSRIAMPEVTIGLYPDVGGSYFLNRMPGKLGLFLGLTAYNMNAADAKYVGIANHYIQDDDKQPLLDSLACLNWGDDTEVNHSLLSDELNRTGAKASAGLAKGQLETHKDDIDALMSGSLNEIMARVGELKLKESWLARPIKTMLSGSPISLQLIYRQAHLGIDFSLAEIFRFELGLSVNCCALGDFSEGVRALLIDKDRNPQWKFNQVADVPTSLIEQMLSSPWSLASHPLAQLEEPLL from the coding sequence ATGACGAATTCAACCAATAGTGTGGTATTTCAAACCTTAGGTACAGCCTCTGGCAAGCAGATTGGGGTGATGACCCTGAATATGGAGCAAGCCCTTAATTCCATCAACCTCGAGATGGTGCAGTTGATGTTTGCGCAGCTTACGCGCTGGCAAGATGATGATGCTATCGCCATGGTGATGTTAGATGGTGCAGGTGAGAAAGCCTTCTGCGCCGGCGGCGATGTCAGGGCCATCTATTATGCATCTGTTGCAACGCCGGGTGAACTTACCGAGCAGGCGACAGAGTTCTTTGAGCAGGAATATAGACTCGATTATCTTATCGATACCTATGCTAAACCTATTTTAGTTTGGGGAACGGGTATCGTTATGGGAGGGGGGCTTGGCCTGATGATGGGGGCGAGTCATCGTGTGGTAACCGAGCGTTCACGTATCGCCATGCCTGAGGTGACCATAGGCCTGTATCCCGATGTTGGTGGCAGTTACTTTCTTAATCGCATGCCGGGAAAGCTAGGTTTGTTTCTGGGACTGACGGCTTATAACATGAATGCTGCCGATGCAAAATACGTTGGGATAGCTAATCACTATATTCAAGATGATGATAAACAGCCCTTGCTTGATAGCTTGGCCTGCCTGAATTGGGGAGATGATACCGAGGTTAATCACAGCTTGCTGAGCGATGAACTCAATCGCACCGGAGCCAAAGCGAGCGCAGGGTTAGCCAAGGGGCAGCTCGAGACTCATAAAGATGACATCGATGCACTGATGTCGGGCTCGCTCAACGAGATAATGGCTCGAGTCGGCGAGCTTAAGCTTAAGGAGTCTTGGTTAGCGCGCCCCATCAAGACCATGCTGTCTGGTAGCCCCATCAGCTTGCAACTTATTTATCGCCAGGCGCACTTAGGTATAGACTTTAGTCTGGCTGAGATATTTAGATTTGAGCTTGGCTTGAGTGTGAACTGCTGTGCTCTGGGAGATTTCTCTGAAGGAGTGAGGGCGCTGCTTATCGATAAAGATCGCAATCCTCAGTGGAAATTTAACCAAGTGGCGGATGTGCCCACTAGCTTAATCGAGCAGATGCTGAGTTCACCTTGGTCTTTAGCATCGCACCCCTTAGCTCAGTTGGAGGAGCCTCTGTTGTAA
- a CDS encoding S9 family peptidase, with protein MITYLWKQEPTVRPHFYFIPLLSLLLLCFLAACGKPDHVEKVDKRSGLKIAAYGSWLSPITAEDVYGLSDDFGELQSVNGALYFVQSDSSAQGKIGIKRLETGSKLSDAVSSAFDVRSTVHEYGGSPFLAIGQSIFASKAEDQLLYRFAPNQEPVPLTMPGTRHADCVRYSKGSRLICVREDHRNSGEPTSSLVALNLNFAGEGEILIDGDDFYSSPRVSPDMKTLAWIAWQHPNMPWDNTELWIGELAPKGGVHNPKRLLSDKNGSITQVSFSPSGQLYFVADFDNWWNLYRISSEGELEQVLDKDAEFAVPDWKLGNHNYAFESENTIIASYSDKGQASLIRIFLDTGITEPIAVDFGEISQVVKGEDGIYFVGAKVTPEKGIYKVKGRGVALIYSPELATVDPNYISRAVSVSLKSSDGVTIYGYFYGARNPDFIGLRDSRPPLLVMLHGGPTAKASLAFRRDIQFWTSRGFAVLDLNYRGSSGFGRAYRQSLYGKWGIADVEDAVRAAGYLVNKGWVDGTKLAIRGSSAGGLTVFSALVFYDTFKAGVSYAGISDMEVLSRDAHKFESSYLELLVGKNSAENNVYRERSPLHHLDRLNEPLLLIQGGDDPVVLAKQSTEVFNKLKARGVPVAYLEFEGEGHNLRDPVNQMTAIEAELYFYGKVFGFTPAGDVPTLKIENVHRLKKH; from the coding sequence ATGATTACCTATTTATGGAAACAGGAGCCAACAGTGAGACCCCATTTTTATTTTATTCCCTTATTGTCATTGTTACTACTATGTTTTCTAGCAGCATGTGGTAAACCGGATCATGTTGAAAAAGTTGATAAACGAAGTGGCCTTAAAATTGCGGCTTATGGCAGCTGGCTGTCACCGATAACAGCGGAAGATGTTTATGGTTTATCAGATGATTTTGGTGAATTACAGAGCGTCAACGGTGCCCTCTATTTTGTTCAATCGGACTCATCGGCCCAGGGCAAGATTGGCATCAAGCGTTTGGAGACTGGATCAAAGTTGAGCGATGCGGTGAGCTCGGCATTCGATGTCAGATCTACTGTACATGAATATGGCGGCTCGCCATTTCTTGCTATTGGTCAGAGTATTTTTGCCTCCAAAGCAGAAGATCAGCTGCTCTATCGCTTCGCGCCTAACCAAGAGCCCGTCCCTTTAACTATGCCCGGTACTCGTCATGCCGATTGTGTACGGTATTCAAAAGGATCAAGACTCATCTGTGTGCGTGAAGACCACAGAAACAGTGGAGAGCCGACTTCAAGCCTAGTGGCGCTTAATCTTAACTTTGCCGGGGAAGGTGAAATCCTAATCGACGGGGATGATTTCTATTCATCGCCCAGGGTATCACCGGATATGAAGACATTGGCTTGGATTGCCTGGCAACATCCGAATATGCCCTGGGATAATACTGAGCTTTGGATAGGCGAACTCGCTCCTAAAGGTGGGGTGCATAATCCCAAGCGATTATTGTCCGATAAAAATGGCTCCATTACACAAGTATCATTTAGCCCTAGTGGTCAGCTCTACTTCGTGGCCGATTTTGACAATTGGTGGAACTTGTATCGCATCAGTTCCGAGGGCGAGTTGGAGCAAGTGCTGGATAAAGATGCCGAGTTTGCAGTACCTGACTGGAAGCTGGGTAATCATAATTATGCCTTCGAGTCAGAGAATACCATTATCGCCAGTTACAGCGATAAAGGACAAGCTTCACTGATTAGAATTTTTCTCGATACCGGTATCACCGAGCCCATTGCCGTGGATTTCGGCGAGATATCTCAGGTGGTGAAGGGGGAAGACGGTATCTACTTCGTCGGGGCTAAAGTGACTCCGGAAAAAGGGATCTATAAGGTGAAAGGACGAGGGGTGGCGCTTATCTACTCACCGGAACTTGCGACAGTCGATCCTAATTATATCTCCAGAGCCGTAAGTGTCAGCCTGAAATCCAGTGACGGTGTCACTATCTATGGATATTTTTATGGCGCGAGAAATCCTGACTTCATTGGCCTCAGAGACTCTAGGCCCCCCTTGCTGGTCATGTTGCATGGTGGACCAACTGCAAAAGCCAGTTTGGCATTTAGGCGTGATATTCAGTTTTGGACCAGTCGTGGTTTTGCTGTGCTGGATCTCAATTATCGTGGCAGCTCTGGTTTTGGACGAGCCTATCGTCAAAGCCTCTATGGAAAATGGGGCATCGCCGATGTGGAGGACGCCGTGCGGGCGGCCGGATACTTGGTCAACAAGGGCTGGGTTGATGGCACTAAGCTTGCGATTAGAGGCTCTAGCGCCGGAGGACTTACCGTATTTTCGGCACTGGTGTTCTACGATACATTTAAAGCTGGTGTGAGCTATGCTGGCATCAGTGATATGGAAGTATTGAGCCGAGATGCTCATAAGTTTGAGTCCAGTTATTTAGAATTGCTGGTTGGTAAAAATTCAGCCGAAAATAACGTGTATCGTGAACGCTCTCCATTACATCACCTCGACAGGCTAAATGAGCCCTTGTTGTTAATTCAGGGAGGTGATGACCCCGTGGTATTGGCTAAGCAATCCACAGAGGTATTTAACAAACTCAAAGCGCGAGGGGTCCCCGTAGCCTATCTCGAATTCGAGGGCGAGGGGCATAATTTGAGGGATCCGGTAAATCAAATGACCGCTATCGAAGCCGAGCTGTATTTTTATGGCAAGGTATTTGGGTTCACTCCCGCAGGTGATGTTCCTACATTGAAAATTGAGAATGTTCACCGGCTAAAAAAACACTAA